A stretch of the Oceanicola sp. D3 genome encodes the following:
- a CDS encoding enoyl-ACP reductase translates to MAELMRGKRGLIMGVANDRSIAWGIAKAMAAEGAELAFSYQGEAFGKRVAPLAESLGSDFLLDVDVMNDESMDAAFGKIGDRWGELDFVVHAIAYSDKNELTGRFINTTRDNFRNSMTISCFSFIDVARRAAPLMNKGGTLLTLTYQGSNRVTPYYNVMGVAKAALESSVRYLANDLGPDGIRVNAISPGPMKTLAGAAIGGARKTFRFTGANAPLRENATLDAVGGTAVYLASDYGACTTGEIVRVDGGFHVLSMPQPDNL, encoded by the coding sequence ATGGCTGAATTGATGCGAGGCAAGCGTGGCCTCATCATGGGGGTGGCGAACGACCGCTCGATTGCCTGGGGCATCGCGAAGGCCATGGCCGCCGAGGGCGCCGAACTGGCGTTCAGCTATCAGGGCGAGGCGTTTGGCAAGCGGGTGGCACCGCTGGCAGAGAGCCTCGGCTCCGATTTTCTGCTCGATGTTGACGTGATGAACGATGAGAGCATGGATGCCGCATTTGGCAAGATCGGCGACCGCTGGGGTGAGCTCGATTTTGTGGTGCATGCCATTGCCTACTCGGACAAGAACGAGCTGACCGGACGGTTCATCAACACCACGCGCGACAACTTTCGCAACTCGATGACCATCTCCTGCTTTTCCTTCATCGACGTCGCGCGCCGGGCTGCACCGCTGATGAACAAAGGGGGCACGCTGCTGACCCTGACCTATCAGGGCTCCAACCGCGTGACGCCCTATTACAACGTGATGGGCGTGGCCAAGGCCGCGCTGGAAAGTTCGGTGCGCTACCTTGCCAACGATCTTGGCCCCGATGGCATTCGGGTGAACGCCATTTCGCCCGGCCCGATGAAAACGCTCGCAGGGGCGGCGATTGGCGGGGCACGCAAGACCTTCCGCTTTACCGGGGCCAACGCGCCGCTGCGTGAAAACGCAACGCTTGATGCTGTGGGCGGCACGGCGGTTTACCTTGCCTCCGACTACGGGGCCTGCACCACGGGTGAGATCGTGCGGGTGGATGGGGGCTTTCATGTGTTGTCCATGCCGCAGCCGGACAACCTCTAG
- a CDS encoding haloacid dehalogenase type II, with translation MTIKACVFDAYGTLFDVSAAAREAAAEPGREALARCWQALAATWREKQLGYSWLRAITGEHADFWQVTGEALDYAMAEQNLTDEALRKRLMALYFELSAYPEVPGMLEQLKDAGFATAILSNGSPEMLMGAVTSAGIGAVLDDVISVEDVGVFKPDRRVYDLVGTALDVAPQDVLFVSSNGWDAAAAAGYGFQTAWVNRAGLPMDRMPWRPAHVLTDLSPIPDFAGRL, from the coding sequence ATGACAATCAAAGCCTGTGTTTTCGACGCCTATGGCACACTTTTCGACGTGTCCGCCGCCGCGCGTGAAGCAGCCGCGGAACCGGGCCGGGAGGCGCTGGCGCGTTGCTGGCAGGCCCTCGCCGCAACGTGGCGTGAGAAGCAGCTTGGCTATAGCTGGCTCCGCGCAATCACAGGAGAGCACGCCGACTTTTGGCAGGTGACCGGCGAGGCGCTGGACTATGCGATGGCCGAGCAAAACCTCACCGACGAAGCGCTGCGCAAGCGGTTGATGGCGCTTTATTTCGAACTGTCCGCCTACCCGGAAGTGCCCGGAATGCTTGAGCAATTGAAGGATGCGGGCTTTGCCACGGCGATCCTCTCCAACGGGTCGCCCGAGATGCTGATGGGGGCCGTCACCTCTGCCGGGATCGGCGCGGTGTTGGATGATGTGATTTCGGTCGAGGATGTTGGCGTGTTCAAGCCGGATCGCCGGGTTTACGATTTGGTAGGCACCGCGCTCGACGTGGCCCCACAGGATGTGCTCTTCGTGTCGTCCAACGGCTGGGATGCCGCCGCCGCCGCGGGCTATGGCTTTCAGACCGCATGGGTCAACCGCGCCGGGTTGCCGATGGACCGCATGCCTTGGCGCCCCGCTCACGTGTTGACCGACCTATCCCCCATACCCGACTTCGCAGGAAGGCTCTGA
- a CDS encoding alpha/beta fold hydrolase, whose translation MPSFTASDGTRIHYRDEGKGLPLLCLAGLTRNASDFDYVAPHLNGCRLICPDYRGRGGSGWSGAETYTVPVEAKDQLELLDHLGLAQVAILGTSRGGLIGMGLAAMQRDKVLGLCLNDVGPALSRDGLERIFDYVGRNPAAKTHAELAAALPGAMPGFVNVPPERWLEEARKHYDETPEGLKINYDPALRKSFLAAFEGDIPEAWPLFEKLKGLPLALIRGENSDLLTPEAAGKMREMNPDMIYAEVPDRAHIPFLDEPEALKALDQWLEKIR comes from the coding sequence ATGCCCAGCTTCACCGCTTCTGACGGCACCCGCATTCATTACCGCGACGAAGGCAAGGGCCTGCCACTGCTCTGCCTCGCCGGGCTGACCCGCAACGCCAGCGACTTCGACTATGTCGCCCCGCATCTGAACGGCTGCCGCCTGATCTGCCCCGACTATCGCGGGCGCGGCGGCTCTGGCTGGTCAGGCGCCGAAACCTACACCGTGCCGGTGGAGGCGAAGGACCAGCTTGAACTGCTCGACCACCTCGGGCTGGCCCAAGTGGCCATTCTGGGCACATCGCGAGGCGGCCTGATCGGCATGGGGCTCGCGGCGATGCAGCGCGACAAGGTGCTGGGCCTCTGCCTCAACGATGTAGGCCCGGCCCTGAGCCGCGACGGGCTGGAACGGATCTTCGATTACGTAGGCCGCAACCCGGCGGCAAAGACCCACGCTGAACTGGCCGCTGCGCTGCCCGGCGCGATGCCCGGCTTCGTTAACGTGCCGCCCGAGCGTTGGCTGGAAGAGGCGCGGAAACATTACGATGAAACGCCAGAAGGGTTGAAAATCAATTACGATCCCGCCCTACGAAAGTCTTTTCTGGCCGCGTTCGAGGGGGATATCCCCGAGGCGTGGCCGCTTTTCGAGAAGCTGAAGGGCCTGCCGCTGGCGCTGATCCGGGGCGAGAACTCTGATCTGCTGACGCCCGAGGCCGCCGGTAAGATGCGCGAGATGAACCCGGATATGATTTATGCGGAAGTGCCAGACCGGGCGCATATCCCCTTCCTCGACGAGCCCGAGGCGCTGAAGGCGCTGGATCAGTGGCTGGAGAAAATCCGTTGA
- a CDS encoding metalloprotease → MTLLLLAVALCAFTAFSLRGGLMAPRGMVVHSLDTNGILLGLAAFGLAAWLLGPLYGIALTLSVVVHEFGHVAAYRVAGHSDARFRLVPLMGGVAISNRLPDTQAESFFITLMGPGICIAPMVLGFAVSEYFTWRAPEIAHAAWVFAIVTGALNFFNLLPFWPLDGGRCVKILAQTFWPPLGRVVGMAMSAAFAATALWMQSTMLFFFALISAQSLFSEHDEARYQRPMSRTQGALAAAAYLFTTAAHLWGGWALLDRYLL, encoded by the coding sequence ATGACACTCTTGCTCCTCGCCGTGGCGCTTTGCGCATTTACTGCCTTTTCGCTGCGTGGCGGCCTCATGGCTCCGCGCGGGATGGTGGTGCATTCACTGGATACCAACGGCATCCTGCTGGGTCTGGCCGCCTTTGGCCTGGCTGCGTGGCTTCTCGGCCCGCTTTACGGAATCGCTCTGACGCTTTCGGTCGTGGTGCACGAGTTTGGCCATGTCGCGGCCTACCGCGTGGCAGGCCACTCTGACGCCCGGTTTCGGCTTGTGCCTCTTATGGGCGGCGTGGCGATTTCAAACCGGCTGCCCGACACCCAAGCCGAAAGCTTCTTCATCACCCTGATGGGGCCGGGCATTTGCATTGCGCCGATGGTACTGGGCTTCGCCGTCTCGGAATATTTCACATGGCGGGCGCCGGAAATCGCCCATGCTGCATGGGTTTTTGCCATCGTCACTGGGGCGCTCAACTTCTTCAACCTGCTGCCGTTCTGGCCGCTGGACGGGGGACGCTGCGTGAAGATCCTCGCGCAAACGTTCTGGCCACCGCTGGGCCGCGTGGTGGGCATGGCAATGAGCGCCGCCTTTGCCGCCACGGCGCTGTGGATGCAGTCGACGATGCTGTTCTTCTTCGCGCTGATCTCGGCCCAATCGCTCTTCAGCGAACATGACGAGGCGCGATACCAGCGCCCGATGAGCCGCACGCAGGGCGCGCTGGCGGCGGCGGCCTATCTCTTCACGACCGCCGCACACCTCTGGGGCGGCTGGGCCTTGCTTGACCGCTACCTGCTCTGA